GAACGTCTGAAAATTAAAATGCAAAAGGCTGTCTGCTTACCGGAAATACCCCGATGGCATGACAGCCTTTTGCATGAAGGGTTATAAGATTTTAAGAATGGAGAACACTTTGGAGTTTTTTATATTCTTTTGCTTTTTTATGAAAGGTTCTGATGTCTCCCTGTTCTAAAGCCTTATCGATCTCAGACATCAGCCTGTCCGATTGGAACTGTAGGAATGCTTCGAAGAAGAGTGACTCAATGTACAAGTCTAACACATATTGGCCATTTGGCTTTAAAGGTACTAAGGCACCAGCTTTGGATGAGTCAGAATACGATTTTCTTTGAGTCATTTTATATCACTCCAACTCTTTTTCTTAGTATATGGCACCCTAAAAAAAATAACAACTAATAATTCTAAAAATTTAAATAATTAATGTACCAATTTTTGAAAATATTTGTACAAATTTACAATTATATGGTATTATAGTCACAAATTGAAAGGAGATGAAACAATTTGAATAAAAGCCAGAAACTGAAAACGGAATATGAGATCCGACCGGACACAATGGCGATTATCCCTCATACATATGGATCTAAAACATTTTCAATGGTAAAGGA
This DNA window, taken from Bacillus oleivorans, encodes the following:
- a CDS encoding IDEAL domain-containing protein encodes the protein MTQRKSYSDSSKAGALVPLKPNGQYVLDLYIESLFFEAFLQFQSDRLMSEIDKALEQGDIRTFHKKAKEYKKLQSVLHS